A window from Deltaproteobacteria bacterium encodes these proteins:
- a CDS encoding DHA2 family efflux MFS transporter permease subunit, whose translation MKQVNKWFVTITVMLPTFMMIMDSTVVNVSLPHIQGSLNVSLNEVTWVLTLYIVATAITILSAGWLSNVFGRKNYLLFSVLLFAISSLACGMSKSLTLLVLFRTLQGLGGGGMQPLSQSILLESFPKKEYGMAMAIFSMGIVVAPIVGPILGGWITDNWGWPWIFYINIPICIISIILISLFIFDPPYIRQHIRKIDWSGFIFMIIGVTCLQIMLDRGEIKDWFSSSLIVCLLVVSVIFFVGFIINELKVKQPVVNLKIFKDLSYSSGCLIAFLGFFAFFGSVVLLPMYVQKLMNYTALWAGLVLGPAGVAEIILLPMVGLLTRKIDCRILLAVAIVLNAYALNLMAHFNLYADFWSIVYPRIIQGAGLAFFFTPLAVVTFMGIKREVMGNATAIFNFLRSLGGSFGIAFVSNIFSHRTQFHHFHLSEQFNPANIVFQQATDKISHLLHLSTHQAHYLIYQELGKQSSMLAYNDAFFINSLIFLGLLPLLFLLKKTL comes from the coding sequence GGTTTGTAACCATTACCGTTATGTTGCCCACATTCATGATGATCATGGATTCTACGGTGGTGAATGTTTCACTGCCGCATATTCAGGGTTCTTTGAATGTTAGCCTGAATGAAGTTACATGGGTTCTCACTTTATATATTGTAGCCACTGCCATCACCATTTTATCTGCTGGTTGGTTGTCCAATGTCTTTGGCCGTAAGAATTATCTTCTTTTTTCGGTTTTACTTTTTGCTATCAGTTCCTTAGCCTGTGGCATGTCTAAAAGCTTAACCCTATTGGTTCTATTTAGAACACTGCAAGGTTTAGGGGGTGGAGGAATGCAGCCACTCTCTCAATCTATTTTATTAGAGTCATTTCCCAAGAAAGAATATGGTATGGCAATGGCTATATTCAGTATGGGCATTGTAGTCGCTCCTATCGTTGGTCCTATCTTAGGGGGATGGATTACGGATAACTGGGGATGGCCCTGGATATTCTATATTAACATACCTATATGTATCATTAGCATCATCCTCATATCTCTGTTTATCTTTGATCCTCCCTATATTCGCCAACATATAAGGAAAATAGATTGGTCAGGATTTATTTTTATGATAATAGGTGTAACCTGTTTGCAGATAATGCTGGATAGAGGAGAGATCAAAGATTGGTTTAGTTCTTCTTTAATTGTTTGTCTCCTTGTTGTCTCCGTTATTTTTTTTGTGGGATTTATTATAAATGAGTTGAAGGTAAAACAGCCTGTTGTCAATTTAAAAATATTTAAAGATCTTTCCTATAGTTCGGGTTGTTTGATTGCATTTTTAGGATTTTTTGCCTTTTTTGGTAGTGTTGTTCTCCTTCCCATGTATGTGCAGAAACTTATGAATTATACGGCACTCTGGGCAGGGTTGGTCTTAGGTCCGGCAGGTGTAGCTGAAATCATCCTTTTGCCTATGGTGGGACTTCTTACCAGGAAAATAGATTGCCGCATTCTTTTAGCTGTTGCCATTGTTTTAAATGCTTATGCCTTAAACCTTATGGCGCATTTTAATCTATATGCAGATTTCTGGAGTATAGTTTATCCCCGAATTATTCAGGGAGCAGGTCTCGCTTTCTTCTTTACTCCTTTAGCTGTAGTTACATTTATGGGGATAAAGAGAGAGGTTATGGGTAATGCCACCGCAATATTTAATTTTTTGCGTAGCCTGGGTGGAAGTTTTGGTATTGCCTTTGTTAGCAACATTTTTTCTCATAGAACGCAATTTCATCATTTTCACCTTTCAGAACAATTTAATCCTGCCAACATAGTTTTTCAGCAAGCTACAGACAAAATATCTCATCTTCTACACCTCTCTACACATCAGGCACATTATCTTATCTATCAGGAATTGGGAAAACAATCCTCCATGCTCGCTTACAATGATGCTTTTTTTATTAATTCTCTCATTTTTCTCGGTCTTTTGCCTCTTTTGTTTTTACTGAAGAAAACATTGTAA